Proteins co-encoded in one Cinclus cinclus chromosome Z, bCinCin1.1, whole genome shotgun sequence genomic window:
- the LOC134056659 gene encoding M-phase inducer phosphatase 2-like: MCQGMENGLTTPVMKKEEPRQQHGLSPQRAGKRSQCRQLFRSSWLPGSVPRPVLKRGQPSHRGTPVKAKKQKRVSGSPDQEASVQLGVGLEPSRSAQLEEMEKVLASDEQELLGDFSMPHLLPTVEGKDPSLKYISPGTLVAVLTGHFSSFLESSIVVDCRYPYEYEGGHITGAVNLPLQRDVEEFLLEQPSVALDSSKRVIVIFHCEFSVERGPKMCKFLRERDRSCHEYPQLQYPELYVLNGGYREFFFQFPSHCEPRDYRPMAHPAFKEELRKFRGQSRRGRRELLVRGRDL, translated from the exons atgtgccaggggatggagaacGGGCTGACCACGCCagtgatgaagaaggaggag cccaggcagcagcacgggcTCTCCCCACAGCGTGCGGGGAAGCGCAGCCAGTGCCGGCAGCTCTTCCGCTCGTCCTGGCTGcccggcagtgtccccaggcccgTCCTGAAGCGGGGACAGCCCTCGCACAGGGGCACCCCTGTCAAggctaagaagcagaagagggtgtCTGGCAGTCCTGACCAGGAGGCGTCGGTGCAGTTg ggagtggggctggagccttccAGATCCGCCCAgcttgaggagatggagaaagtgctggccagcgatgagcaggagctccttggggacttctccatg cctcacctcctgccgacggtggaagggaaggacccaagcctgaagtacatctcccctggcacg ctggtggcagtgctgacggggcacttcagcagcttcctcgaGAGCAGCATCGTGGTGGACTGCCGGTACCCCTACGAATACGAGGGGGGCCACATCACG ggtgctgtcaACCTGCCGCTGCAGCGGGatgtggaggaattcctgctggagcagcccagtgtggcgctggacagcagcaagagggtgATCGTCATCTTCCACTGCGAGTTCTCTGTTGAAAGGGGCCCCAAAAT GTGCAAGTTCCTGCGGGAGAGGGATCGGTCCTGCCACGAGTACCCGCAGCTGCAGTACCCTGAGCTCTACGTCTTGAACGGGGGGTACCGCgagttcttcttccagttcccg AGCCACTGCGAGCCCCGGGACTATCGGCCCATGGCGCACCCGGCGTTCAAGGAGGAGCTGCGCAAATTCCGCGGGCAGAgccggcgcggccggcgggagcTCTTGGTCCGCGGGCGGGACCTgtga
- the LOC134056661 gene encoding M-phase inducer phosphatase 2-like: MCQGMENGLTTPVMKKEERAGKRSQCRQLFRSSWLPGSVPRPVLKRGQPSHRGTPVKAKKQKRVSGSPDQEASVQLGLGLEPSRSAQLEEMEKVLASDEQELIGDFSMPHLLPTVEGKDPSLKYISPGTLVAVLTGHFSSFLESSIVVDCRYPYEYEGGHITGAVNLPLQRDVEEFLLEQPSVALDSSKRVIVIFHCEFSVERGPKMCKFLRERDRSCHEYPQLQYPELYVLNGGYREFFFQFPSHCEPRDYRPMAHPAFKEELRKFRGQSRRGRRELLVRGRDL, encoded by the exons atgtgccaggggatggagaaTGGGCTGACCACGCCagtgatgaagaaggaggag CGTGCGGGGAAGCGCAGCCAGTGCCGGCAGCTCTTCCGCTCGTCCTGGCTGcccggcagtgtccccaggcccgTCCTGAAGCGGGGACAGCCCTCGCACAGGGGCACCCCTGTCAAggctaagaagcagaagagggtgtCTGGCAGTCCTGACCAGGAGGCGTCGGTGCAGTTg GGATTGGGGCTGGAGCCTTCCAGATCCGCCCAgcttgaggagatggagaaagtgctggccagcgatgagcaggagctcattGGGGACTTCTCCATG cctcacctcctgccgacggtggaagggaaggacccaagcctgaagtacatctcccctggcacg ctggtggcagtgctgacggggcacttcagcagcttcctcgaGAGCAGCATCGTGGTGGACTGCCGGTACCCCTACGAATACGAGGGGGGCCACATCACG ggtgctgtcaACCTGCCGCTGCAGCGGGatgtggaggaattcctgctggagcagcccagtgtggcgctggacagcagcaagagggtgATCGTCATCTTCCACTGCGAGTTCTCTGTTGAAAGGGGCCCCAAAAT GTGCAAGTTCCTGCGGGAGAGGGATCGGTCCTGCCACGAGTACCCGCAGCTGCAGTACCCTGAGCTCTACGTCTTGAACGGGGGGTACCGCgagttcttcttccagttcccg AGCCACTGCGAGCCCCGGGACTATCGGCCCATGGCGCACCCGGCGTTCAAGGAGGAGCTGCGCAAATTCCGCGGGCAGAgccggcgcggccggcgggagcTCTTGGTCCGCGGGCGGGACCTgtga
- the LOC134056662 gene encoding M-phase inducer phosphatase 2-like, producing MSLRGGRGLAAISPLPSPGTAALTPLSLDRADPAVPDRYQDTPQRGRGALPLPRLWHTLSPEPLASDCPGDSVSSQPTDPGEGLRLLRPTAVPNRCWLWGRAEGVGGGSEGLEAFWGVMGRSPCLRSLGLSQEPLRWGPCSGFQKMMPNSGRRLKDRKLLGQRMHSLPEGFGPKKLQRPGRRDRLPAGHGAARRNLLAQSPSRTPELLDATMCQGMENGLTTPVMKKEEAKLRAGKRSQCRQLFRSSWLPGSVPRPVLKRGQPSHRGTPVKAKKQKRVSGSPDQEASVQLVGDGEGEEWDQPGVGLEPSRSAQLEEMEKVLASDEQELIGDFSMPHLLPTVEGKDPSLKYISPGTLVAVLTGHFSSFLESSIVVDCRYPYEYEGGHITGAVNLPLQRDVEEFLLEQPSVALDSSKRVIVIFHCEFSVERGPKMCKFLRERDRSCHEYPQLQYPELYVLNGGYREFFFQFPSHCEPRDYRPMAHPAFKEELRKFRGQSRRGRRELLVRGRDL from the exons ATGTCACTGCGCGGTGGCCGCGGGCTGGCggccatctcccctctgccctccccgggcacagccgcgcTCACGCCGCTGTCACTGGATAGGGCTGACCCGGCGGTCCCGGACAG GTACCAGGACACCCCTCAGAGGGGACGCGGGGCGCTGCCCCTCCCGCGGCTGTGGCACACGCTGTCCCCGGAGCCGCTGGCCTCGGACTGCCCCGGGGACTCGGTGTCCTCGCAGCCCACGGATCCAGGTGAGGGACTGCGGCTGCTCCGCCCCACAGCCGTCCCCAaccgctgctggctctggggtcgtgccgaaggtgtgggaggggggTCCGAGGGGCTCGAGGCTTTTTGGGGAGTGATGGGCAGGAGCCCGTGCCTGCGgtccctggggctcagccaggagccgctCCGCTGGGGACCCTGCTCGGG cttccagaaaatgatgCCGAACTCTGGGAGACGTCTCAAAGA caggaagctcctTGGCCAGAGGATGCACTCCTTGCCG gagggctttggccccaaaaagctgcagaggccgGGCCGGCGGGACCGGCTGCCCGCcggccatggggctgccaggaggaacCTTCTTGCCCAGAGCCCTTCCCGCACACCAGAACTGCTG gatgccaccatgtgccaggggatggagaaTGGGCTGACCACGCCagtgatgaagaaggaggaggcaaagctg CGTGCGGGGAAGCGCAGCCAGTGCCGGCAGCTCTTCCGCTCGTCCTGGCTGcccggcagtgtccccaggcccgTCCTGAAGCGGGGACAGCCCTCGCACAGGGGCACCCCTGTCAAggctaagaagcagaagagggtgtCTGGCAGTCCTGACCAGGAGGCGTCGGTGCAGTTggtgggtgatggggaaggggaggagtgggaccagcct ggagtggggctggagccttccAGATCCGCCCAgcttgaggagatggagaaagtgctggccagcgatgagcaggagctcattGGGGACTTCTCCATG cctcacctcctgccgacggtggaagggaaggacccaagcctgaagtacatctcccctggcacg ctggtggcagtgctgacggggcacttcagcagcttcctcgaGAGCAGCATCGTGGTGGACTGCCGGTACCCCTACGAATACGAGGGGGGCCACATCACG ggtgctgtcaACCTGCCGCTGCAGCGGGatgtggaggaattcctgctggagcagcccagtgtggcgctggacagcagcaagagggtgATCGTCATCTTCCACTGCGAGTTCTCTGTTGAAAGGGGCCCCAAAAT GTGCAAGTTCCTGCGGGAGAGGGATCGGTCCTGCCACGAGTACCCGCAGCTGCAGTACCCTGAGCTCTACGTCTTGAACGGGGGGTACCGCgagttcttcttccagttcccg AGCCACTGCGAGCCCCGGGACTATCGGCCCATGGCGCACCCGGCGTTCAAGGAGGAGCTGCGCAAATTCCGCGGGCAGAgccggcgcggccggcgggagcTCTTGGTCCGCGGGCGGGACCTgtga
- the LOC134056663 gene encoding M-phase inducer phosphatase 2-like: MCQGMENGLTTPVMKKEERAGKRSQCRQLFRSSWLPGSVPRPVLKRGQPSHRGTPVKAKKQKRVSGSPDQEASVQLGVGLEPSRSAELEEMEKVLASDEQELIGDFSMPHLLPTVEGKDPSLKYISPGTLVAVLTGHFSSFLESSIVVDCRYPYEYEGGHITGAVNLPLQRDVEEFLLEQPSVALDSSKRVIVIFHCEFSVERGPKMCKFLRERDRSCHEYPQLQYPELYVLNGGYREFFFQFPSHCEPRDYRPMAHPAFKEELRKFRGQSRRGRRELLVRGRDL, encoded by the exons atgtgccaggggatggagaacGGGCTGACCACGCCagtgatgaagaaggaggag CGTGCGGGGAAGCGCAGCCAGTGCCGGCAGCTCTTCCGCTCGTCCTGGCTGcccggcagtgtccccaggcccgTCCTGAAGCGGGGACAGCCCTCGCACAGGGGCACCCCTGTCAAggctaagaagcagaagagggtgtCTGGCAGTCCTGACCAGGAGGCGTCGGTGCAGTTg ggagtggggctggagccttccAGATCCGCCGAgcttgaggagatggagaaagtgctggccagcgatgagcaggagctcattggggacttctccatg cctcacctcctgccgacggtggaagggaaggacccaagcctgaagtacatctcccctggcacg ctggtggcagtgctgacggggcacttcagcagcttcctcgaGAGCAGCATCGTGGTGGACTGCCGGTACCCCTACGAATACGAGGGGGGCCACATCACG ggtgctgtcaACCTGCCGCTGCAGCGGGatgtggaggaattcctgctggagcagcccagtgtggcgctggacagcagcaagagggtgATCGTCATCTTCCACTGCGAGTTCTCTGTTGAAAGGGGCCCCAAAAT GTGCAAGTTCCTGCGGGAGAGGGATCGGTCCTGCCACGAGTACCCGCAGCTGCAGTACCCTGAGCTCTACGTCTTGAACGGGGGGTACCGCgagttcttcttccagttcccg AGCCACTGCGAGCCCCGGGACTATCGGCCCATGGCGCACCCGGCGTTCAAGGAGGAGCTGCGCAAATTCCGCGGGCAGAgccggcgcggccggcgggagcTCTTGGTCCGCGGGCGGGACCTgtga